In Raphanus sativus cultivar WK10039 chromosome 5, ASM80110v3, whole genome shotgun sequence, the following proteins share a genomic window:
- the LOC108856399 gene encoding transcription factor bHLH93, whose amino-acid sequence MELSTQMNVFEELLVQTKQETTDNINTNINNMSFSGGFDHHHHHQQLFPNGWNIDYLCFNNEEEDENTLLYSSSFMDLISQPPPLLLHQTPPLPPPSSSSPPLTSYVAATFDYPFLEALQEIIDSSSPSPPLMLPTSQEDSFINPTSYPSPLIESDQSKSFSVGYCGGGGETTNKKKSKKLEGQPSKNLMAERRRRKRLNDRLSMLRSIVPKISKMDRTSILGDAIDYMKELLDKINKLQDEEQELGNSNGSHHSKLFGDIKDLNTNEPMVRNSPKFEVDRRVVDTRVDICCSPKPGLLLSTVNTLETLGLEIEQCVISCFSDFSLQASCSEAAQQRDFVTSEDIKQALFRNAGYGGNCL is encoded by the exons ATGGAACTGTCGACTCAGATGAATGTGTTCGAAGAGCTTCTTGTTCAGACAAAGCAAGAAACTACCGACAACATCAACACCAACATCAACAATATGAGCTTCAGTGGCGGatttgatcatcatcatcaccatcaacaATTATTCCCAAATGGATGGAATATTGATTACCTCTGCTTCaacaacgaagaagaagacgaaaatACCCTTCTGTACTCTTCATCTTTCATGGATCTAATCTCTCAACCTCCTCCATTGCTTCTTCACCAAACACCACCATTACCACCACCCTCCTCCTCATCTCCGCCGTTAACATCCTACGTGGCCGCAACATTTGACTACCCTTTTCTTGAGGCGTTACAAGAGATTATCGACTCTTCCTCCCCTTCACCTCCATTGATGCTTCCAACTTCTCAAGAAGATAGCTTCATTAATCCTACTTCCTATCCATCTCCATTGATCGAGTCTGACCAGAGTAAAAGCTTTAGTGTTGGTTActgtggaggaggaggagagacaactaacaagaagaagagcaaaaaGCTTGAAGGCCAACCTTCAAAGAATCTCATGGCCGAGAGACGTCGAAGAAAACGACTTAATGATCGACTCTCTATGCTCCGTTCCATCGTTCCCAAAATCAGTAAG ATGGACAGGACATCGATATTAGGAGATGCCATAGATTACATGAAGGAGCTTTTAGACAAAATCAACAAATTGCAAGACGAGGAACAAGAACTTGGAAATAGCAATGGCTCACATCATTCTAAGCTGTTCGGTGATATCAAGGATCTCAATACAAACGAACCTATGGTCAGAAACTCACCAAAG TTTGAAGTGGACCGGAGAGTTGTAGATACTCGGGTTGATATATGTTGCTCTCCCAAACCGGGACTGCTTCTATCAACTGTTAATACATTAGAGACGCTAGGCCTGGAGATTGAACAATGTGTTATAAGCTGCTTTAGTGATTTCTCTTTGCAGGCTTCTTGCTCCGAg GCAGCTCAGCAGAGAGATTTCGTCACCTCGGAAGATATAAAGCAAGCACTATTTAGAAACGCAGGTTATGGAGGAAATTGCTTGTAA
- the LOC108857558 gene encoding uncharacterized protein At5g65660: protein MENTQDFSPPHMDASRPSLGFPLGTALLLIIIFSLSGIFSCCYHWDKHRSLRRSLANASGHPSATSADVESSPFKPRPPFPDLKKNQNLSVPVLMPGDNTPKFIALPCPCAPPRPEKLTVDVQSPPHSPPVKPPRFPVPLY, encoded by the exons ATGGAGAACACTCAAGATTTCTCGCCGCCCCACATGGATGCTTCTCGGCCGTCACTGGGATTCCCTCTAGGCACAGCTCTGCTTCTCATAATCATTTTCAGTCTCTCCGGAATATTCTCTTGCTGTTACCATTGGGACAAACATCGCTCTCTCCGCCGCTCTTTGGCCAATGCCTCCGGTCATCCCTCAGCCACCTCCGCCGACGTAGAGTCCTCTCCGTTCAAACCTAGACCCCCTTTTCCG GATTTGAAGAAAAACCAGAATCTGAGCGTACCGGTGTTGATGCCTGGAGATAATACGCCGAAATTTATAGCATTGCCGTGTCCGTGTGCACCTCCTCGGCCGGAGAAGCTCACCGTCGATGTTCAAAGTCCGCCGCATTCACCACCTGTGAAGCCGCCGCGTTTTCCCGTTCCTCTgtattag